GTAAAGAAAGTATGTGCGATTTTTTTGATGAGGTATGTCCACCTCCTTTAAATATCCCGCGTGCGCAAACATGGCACCTTGCTTACCATCTGTAGAAAATGTCATTTTCTCTATATTGTTATATGAAAGCGTTTCCTCCATCGAATGGAGAAAAAGTGTATCTTCATCCAATAGTCGGCTTTTTTCTTGAAAATCAATATGAGCAGTGGTCCTATCATTTCCTTTGCTGATCTTTATATCAAGTGGAAAATAGTCAGATAGCCCATATTGCTCTCCATCCATATCGGACATTTGATTAACTAACTGATTCAGTTTATCACTTTCGTCATAATGTTTGAGTTTAATTGAAATGGGAACGATGAAATTCATTTGATCATCTGGGACACCCATCGTAATGATCGATGCATTTTTAAGGTCATCTTGATAGATCGCTCGTGCAAATGTTTTTTCCTTTTCCCCTTTTCGGGGTTCCATTTCTGAAACCTTGTCTTTAGATTCGATTTCCGCTTGCTTACTCGAAAACTTTTGATTATCCTGTTTATCTGCTGAATGATTTTCTTTGTTACTTCCATCCTGCCGTTCAAGATCTGCCATTTCCTTATTTTCAGATAGAGATAATTTCCCACTACTGCCGCTGTCCTCTTGACTTATCGTTCCTTTTTTTTCAATAATTAAAGATGATGCCAAAACTACCATTAAGAATAAGGAGGCAACACCCACAAATAGAGGTATCCAGTGTTTCTTTTTCTTCTTATCATGTATTCTCGAAAACACCTCTGCCTTGGTTCGGTCATCTTTTAATTTCGGAAGCTCGCGCAGCAGGTCTTCAATTTCGCTTTCTTTCCAACGGGATCTTCTCAATGCGGTGGCCCTCCTTTCCTGATAAATCTTCCATCAACTTTTTAATAGCCTTCAAAGCACGGTGCTGGGTCGTTTTTACCTTACTTTCACTCCAATTCAATACTTCAGCAGTTTCCGTAATGGACAATCCCTGAATATATCGTAAAATGATGACCGATCTTTGATTCGTGGTACACCGGTTTAAGCATTGATAAATATCTTGGATTTCATCGTTCATGATAGCCACTTCTTCCGGAATGGGCTCCTTATCTTTTATCAATTGCCTATCCCAATCAAAGTTAGGAAAGATTTTATCTTTCCACCCTTTTTGTTTCCGAAAGTAATCAATCGTCACATTTCTTGCAATCGAGTACATCCACGTTTTTTCACTGCTTTTTCCTTCAAAGCGTTCATAAGCCTTCATCACCCGGATATAGACTTCCTGAACAAGGTCCTCAGCCGTTTCTCGATTTTTAGTCATATAAAAAATGAATTGATATATTTCCTGATGATATTTTTCATATAGATCGTGGAAAACGGAATCCATCATTTCCCCACATCCGTTCATAAATATAGTCGTCAATCCTAAACAAAAGTTACATACTTCGGCTTTAATCTTATTATAAAATTCCGTTAATTTCCACATATCAGGGACTTCTTATTTTGTTTCCGAAAAAAAACAAAGACAAGTTGGAAAGAAATCCAATTGCCTTTGTCTTCTCAGTTCCTCATGAAACAAGATTTTTTTGGCAAGCCACCCGTCATTCAGCATTTTCCATAATTCGAGGCAGAATAAAACTGAAAGTCGTCCCTTTATTAGGTAAACTGTTTACCGAAATGAAGCCATCATGGGCATTGATTATATTTTTTACGATTGCCAAACCCAAACCGGTGCCCGAACGGCCGCGGGTCCTTGCTTTATCCGCTTTATAAAACCTCTCGAATACAAAAGGCAAATCTTCTTCGGGAATTCCAGATCCAGAGTCCCTCACATCAATGATCAGACCCCTTCGATCACTTGTCCTCTGAATGACATCAATGTTACCGCCCGGAGGAGTATGACGAATCGCATTATCAATTAAATTGGTCAAAACCTGTTCAATGCGGTCCGGGTCGAAATGCCATTGAATTTGATCGTCTTGCATGCTGGCTGATATTGTGATCCCCTTTTCTTTAGCCAGCCCGGAAAACTTACTTGTAATCCTCTTTAAATAAGGAGAAATAGGTACGTATTCATAGCTAAGGTTCATTTTACCCGATTCCAATTTAGCTAGATCGAGGAGATCATTGACTAAACGGCCCATTCTCAAAGACTCATCATAGATGATGCGGGCCATTTCCACCTTTTCCTCTTCACTGCTCGCAATGTCATCTACAATCGCTTCACTATATCCTTGCAACATTGAAATCGGAGTTCTTAACTCATGGGAGACATTCGCTATGAAATCAGTCCTAAGTTTGTCCATACGTCTTTCATCACTCATATCCCGTATGATGGCCACCGCTCCCCGAATATTGTCGGCATTTGTATATAGCGGACTGACAATGAATCCCCAATCACGGCCCTGCAAAGTAATTTCACCGACTTGCTCCTTATGGAAGGACTCTGATTCATCAAAAAGATTCATCAAAACCAATGGGACATTGACATTATCTTCCCGGTTATAGCCCTTTTCAAAGTACCAGGATTGCAGAAATCTTTCTGCTGGCGGATTCGTTTCAAGAATTGTGCCATCTTTATTGAAGGTAATGACCCCATCTGCCATACTGCTAAGAATGCTTGAGAGATGTTCCTTTTCCTGACTAAGTGCATTCATATTGAATTTCAGCTGTTTTCTCATCTGGTTAAACGCTATGGCAAGCTCGCCGATCTCATCTTGAGTCAAGATCGGGACCTTTGTATCAAATTTCCCCCGGGCAATCGCTAGTGCGGCTTCCCTCATCTTCACCAATGGGGCATTGATTCTTGTAGATAAAAAGAAAGCAAAAATCGTTGTCAAAATAATGGCGATGCCTGCTGCCAATAATATGAACTGTGTAGTCGATTTTGTGGTTTCTTCCATCGACTCCAACGATTGAAATAGGAAAACTTCATCCTGTTCCCCATTCAATTCAAGTGGAATGCCTACTACGATTGCGGACAATTCCTCATTGCCTGCATCATCGGATAGCGCCATTTCCTTTTTTACAGTCTTTCTTTCAGTAAAAACCTTGATCAATTCGGAATCTTTTTTAATGAGTTCCGGCGTGATTTCGTACTCATTATCTCCTCCGATTGATGAGAATATCATTTTGTCATCATTAAGAATGATCATTTTCGTTTCGTTGCCTATTAATTCCGAAGCTATTTGTAAAACCTCATTGCTGGATCCCTGATGTTCATTCGTTACCTTAATGATTTGTTCAGCAGTTTTGGTTAAATCATTTTCAATATTTTCAATCTGGAAATTCTCAAAGAATTCGACCAGCAGAACGGTTAAAACAATTAATACAAACGACACGAGCAATAGGATCGTTGCCCATAGCTTCCCTACAACACTGCCCCATAGCATCAGTCATTAATGACTTCGAACTTGTAACCTACACCCCAAACAGTGACAATCATCTTGGCTGCGTTTTCGGATATGCGGTTTAATTTTTCACGTAAGCGTTTAACATGCGTGTCAACAGTTCGAAGATCCCCAAAGAATTCATAGTGCCACACTTCTTTTAACAATTGCTCCCGGTCGAAAACCTTATCTGGGGATTTCGCCAAGAAATATAATAATTCATATTCTTTTGGTGTTAATGAAACCTCTTTGTTATCAGCAAGTACTCGGTGGGCATCATTATCAATGGTTAAATGCGAGAAGACGATCACATCTTTTGCCGTCGTTTCCGTCTGCATGTAACTAGTGCTTGAAGAGCGACGTAATAAAGCTTTAACCCTTAATACGACTTCCCGGGGACTGAACGGCTTTACGATATAATCATCTGTCCCCACTTCGAACCCTTGAACGCGGTTCACTTCTTCCCCTTTAGCAGTCAGCATGATAATCGGTGTCGTTTTCTTTTCCCTTAATTCACGGCAAACTTCGATTCCATCTTTACCAGGCATCATAATATCCAATAAAATTAAATCATAATCATTTTCAAGGGCTTTTGTTAAAGCCATATCTCCATTTTCAGCTTCATCGATTATGTATTCTTCTCTTTCCAAATACATCTTTAGCAGCCGGCGGATTCTTTCCTCATCATCCACCACGAGAATTTTTATAGCATTATACATTATGTAATCAGCCTCCTATCATATATTCTACAAAATGAAAACTTCCATGACTAATACTTTTTCCGCACAAAGTACGATAAAGAGCCTATTTTGCATGGCTTCCATGAACCTTTCACCATTTTGTCACAAAAAAAGACTTAGACCGCTCACTAAAAGTTCATGAATGCTATTTCACCGAAATATCCTTATTAAAGGGAGTGACGAAAAAAAGGATCATTCTCCAGAAAAATCGATAAGCCAACTCCTCGATGTTTCTTTCAAAAGACCCCCTTCATCTAAATATTACAATACAGAATCAAGCATATGAATGCAAACCAGCAATAACAAGATTGACGAATATCAAGTTAAACATAATGATGGCAAAACCGATGACGGCAAGCCAAGCTGATTTTTCCCCTTGCCATCCCTTTGACATGCGCAGATGTAAGAAAGCTGCATAAAACAACCAAGTAACCAGTGCCCAGACCTCTTTCGGATCCCAGCCCCAGAATCGTGTCCAGGCCACTTGAGCCCAGATCATTGCAAAAATGAGGGCACCGAGTGTAAAAATCGGAAAACCGATAAGGACCGAACGATAACTAATCTCATCCAATAAATTCAAATTTACATTTTTAACGATCGGTTTAATCAATGCTGCCACTCTTTTGCGAGCAATCAACCTTATTAAACCATACAAGACGAGCCCCATACCGAATGACCAAAGTACAGTATTCAGTTTCTTTGCATTGATCAGTGGAGGCATGTCCACCAGTGGTTCAAATCGATCCGTCTCGATAAGTTTCCCTTCATTGGGACCAACCAAAGCCGGTAAGTTGAATTCCTGTTTGACCTCGGCTCCGTGTTTATCGACCCAATCAAAATTCGCCTTATAATCCATCGCAGCAAAAGAAGAAGTGATGATAACGAATCCAATGGTGCAGACTAATGTGAACATGATGCCTTCAAGCCAGAACGTTCTTTTGCTTGATTGTGTCTGATCGACGAATTTGATTAAATAAATGATGGCAGTAACGAAACTTATGGCAAGGATCGACTGTCCTGCCGCTGCAGTCGTTACATGAATATGAAGCCAATCGCTCTGCAAAGCAGGAATGAGTGGCGAAATTTCTGTAGGGAACATACTTGCATATGCGATTATCAATAACGCAATCGGTAAAGCGAATAGCCCAAGGGCAGGTGTTTTATAAAGGAAATAAATTAATATGAAAGCACCGACCAGCATCATTCCGAAAAAGGTCGTAAATTCAAACAGGTTACTTACCGGAGCATGGCCGGCAGCAATCCATCTAGTGATGAAATACCCAATTTGCGCCGCGAAACCGAGAATGGTGATGAAAATGCCCAGTTTAGCCCATATGTTTTGTTTCTTTTCCTCCGCTCCGCGTTTATCCTTGATCGATCCCCCAAATAAAAAGGTTGCGACAAGATATAATAAGAAAGCTGCATATAAAAAGTTACTGCTTAATTCAGCCATTTAAAACTTCCCCCTTACTAGAAGATTTCTCATCTTCAAGTTGATCCATTGGTTCGGAAAGTGATGTTGATTCTATCGCTTGTTTTATATCTCTTTTAATACCGTGCCAGTTTTTGTTTGTATGGCCGGCCATTAATATCTCATCATCTTTCCTCTTAATCCATATACGCCGGTGATTCCAATAAGACCCTTGGACAACGCCGATCATGAAAATGATTCCACCCGTGAATAAGATCCAAAGCGTTAAATCCTTCCTGACGGTCAAAGCCGTGACATCTTGGGTTTCCACACCATTAAAAGCCATTTTATAAGTGTTTTCCCCTAAAGGCTCCACAGTCTCTTTAATCGCTACGAAACTGACCTCACCTTCTGGCTTATCCGGAGTATGCATTTTAAAGATAAATGCTGGATTATTCGGAATCTTCGATATCGTTCTAGGTTCACCTTTTTCATCGAACTCGAAATCGGGGAAGTAACTGATCAAGTCAACGGAATATCCTTCTTTCAACTCGTATTTCTTTTGTGGATTGTTCAAATCAACCTTTAAGCTTCCATATTTCTCTTCGGTTTTTTTATTTATCAAATTAAAAGCCATCGTACTGAGCTCATCCAGTTTATAGTCTACTTGGTAGAGGGCATAATGATCATGTTTCAGAGGTTCATTGACTTTGATTTTATAATCTTTAAGTTTTTCAAGGTCCACTTTTTCCCCTGGTAAGGTTTCTCCCTTGCGCTCATACAACGTAACATCGGATTGATAGGTTTTTGCGATCGTACCGGTTTTATCGATTGCAGCACTGTACTGCGCATCTTCTTGATTCTCTTTGTCATACACCTCTAAGGTAAATTCATTATTCTGGAGGTAATATTCACCATTTGTACCCGGGATTTCTTTTCTCTCGCCTTCACGCAGCCAAAGTACTTTGTCGATATACATCCCAGGGACAGAACGCAATAATGCTCCAATTAAGAAAATGATAAGTCCAATATGATTAACATAGGGTCCCCAACGTGAAAAACGACCCTTTTCGGCAAGTATATGACCGTTTTCCTCCCGTATATGATAACGCTGCCTTTTTAGTCTATCCTTTACTTCTTCAAGGTTTATATCTTGGTCTTCAAGCTTTGTCACCCCATAAATCCGCTGACGTTTCATGAAACCGTCATGACGTGCGACCCCTTGTTTTTTTAACGATCGATATAATGGAAAGAACCGATCGATACTGGCAATCAATAGTGATATGCCCAGCATGCCTATGATAATCAAATACCACCATGAACTATATAAGTTATGAAACCCGAGTTCATAATACACTCTTCCGAACCAGCCGTATTCCAGTTCATAATGCTCAGCAGGCGTAGCTGTTGAAGGTATGTACATTTCCTGAGGTAAAATCGTCCCGATAGCTGAAGCGATCAACGCAATGACAATGAGCGTCACCCCTACCTTAACGGAAGAAAAGAAGTTCCATATTTTATCGATGATCGTTTTTTTATATGTTTGTGAACGCCTGGCACTTCCCTCATATCTCATATCAATAAGCTTGTTTTCTTTTTCGTTACCAAGCACCATCCCGCATTTACCACAAATCTTTGTGCCAAACGGATTTATATGACCACAATCGCATTTTACTTCTTTCATGTCAAAAACTCCCCAATATTATGGTTTAATTCTCTCCATATGCTTTTGGATGCTCTCTTCTGTCAAAGCTCCGGTGATGATATCTATCACTTTCCCCTCTTTATCGACCAAAAAGGTGACAGGCAATATATCCACGCGATAAGCATTTTCCACTTCCCTACCTTTATCAATCATGACAGGAAAGGTCAGATCATGCTTTGTAATGAAATTATTGACAGCATAGTCAGATTCCCCGACATTAACCGCCAATATCTCTACGCCATGGTCTTTAAAGTTTTTATATTGATTTTCCATATAAGGCATTTCGTATTCACACGGCTTGCAATATGTACCCCAAAAGTTCAGGAAGACGCCTTTTCCCTTGTAATCGGAAAGTTTATGCTCTTTGCCTTCCATATCAGTCAAGACGAAATTGGGTGCATCTGATCCTTTTCTCAGACTTTCATTCTTATCTTTAGTGAAGTTCGTATAAAGGGCAAACACTAAAGCTGCACCTAAAAGCAGGAGAATGATGGTTCTGCTAATTAGGCGTCGCTTCTTTTTATCCATAGAGATCCTCCTAAGGCCACACTAAATTTAACCATACCATTATACCATTTAACGCCATGTCCTTTTTATTTACATTTCTGAAGGTTTTGTGACATTCTTTCCTGATTCATGAAGGAAAAGGTATTTACAGGTTGTTTTCCACTACCCCATTCTTCCAGGGGAAGAATGGGGTAGTGGTTTCAACCTATTAATACAGGAAAATTCTTTCTTACATTCTCCGCTGTTTAGGTTCGGTCGTTGCTAAAGTCCGCATTAATTTAACTTCATGTGGAGTCAGCTCCCGGGAATCTCCTGCTGTTAAACCGTCCAAGGTCAAGAAACCATATTGTTCCCTCTTCAATTTAATGACGGGATGGCCAATTGCTTCGAACATCCGGCGGACTTGCCTGTTCCTGCCTTCATGTATTGTGATTTCAACTATCGCCGTTTCCTTTTTCTTGTCGGTAGACAATACCCTTGTCTTGGCTGGTGCAGTCTTGCCATCCTCCAACTTGATACCTTTATCCAACTTTTTCAAGCTTTCACGCAAAGGCATCCCTTTCACTTTTGCCACGTACACTTTATCCACTTCATGCTTCGGATGCATTAACGTGTTTGCAAATTCCCCGTCATTGGTTAAAATCAATAAGCCTGAAGTATCGTAATCCAAGCGGCCAACTGGATAAATCCGTTCATTGATGTAAGGGAAAAAGTCAGTTACGACTTTTCTATTCTTATCATCAGAAACTGCCGAAATGACGCCGCGCGGTTTATAGAATAGGAAATAAACTGGGGCTTCTTTTTCTAGCGGGACTTCATTAACCTCAACCTTATCATTAGGCCCAACTTTCACACCTAATTCCTTCACTACTTTGCCGTTCACTTTTACCTTACCTTCTAAAATCAACTCTTCTGCTTTACGGCGGGAAGCCAGTCCAGCATGTGCTATCACCTTTTGTAATCGTTCCATCTATCTTCACCCCATAGTATAATCATTCGTTTGTTATTGTCTATACATACACAATCATACAATTATTACATATTGAGAGGCAAAAACAAAAGGTTTTTCGCGAATAAGAGCTTTTCTTTTATTATTACACCAATAATGTGACGGTTAAATGGGTTGGTTTCCATAATGAGTGTAACATAGCTTATTTTTCCATACAAAAAAATGTTTCTTTTGGATGAAAGTTCGATTTCGTTTAAAAATGGAGAACTTAACATAGCCGATTGTTTAAGAAAAAAGACAAAAAAAAAGAAATGGAATCGCCCATTTCCCTAGTCTTTAATTCATACCAAAAACCAATGTGACGACGATAACGGCAGCTATGATACCGATCAAGTCTGCCAAAAGACCGACCTTTAGGGCATCACCCATTTTTTTGATCCCGACAGCTCCAAAATAAACGGTCAATACATAGAAGGTGGTATCTGTACTTCCCTGAATCGTGGCAGCCAATCGCCCAGTAAAGGAATCCGGTCCATAAACAGATATCAGGTC
The DNA window shown above is from Peribacillus sp. FSL P2-0133 and carries:
- the resA gene encoding thiol-disulfide oxidoreductase ResA; translated protein: MDKKKRRLISRTIILLLLGAALVFALYTNFTKDKNESLRKGSDAPNFVLTDMEGKEHKLSDYKGKGVFLNFWGTYCKPCEYEMPYMENQYKNFKDHGVEILAVNVGESDYAVNNFITKHDLTFPVMIDKGREVENAYRVDILPVTFLVDKEGKVIDIITGALTEESIQKHMERIKP
- the sigX gene encoding RNA polymerase sigma factor SigX; the encoded protein is MDSVFHDLYEKYHQEIYQFIFYMTKNRETAEDLVQEVYIRVMKAYERFEGKSSEKTWMYSIARNVTIDYFRKQKGWKDKIFPNFDWDRQLIKDKEPIPEEVAIMNDEIQDIYQCLNRCTTNQRSVIILRYIQGLSITETAEVLNWSESKVKTTQHRALKAIKKLMEDLSGKEGHRIEKIPLERKRN
- a CDS encoding response regulator transcription factor, with the translated sequence MYNAIKILVVDDEERIRRLLKMYLEREEYIIDEAENGDMALTKALENDYDLILLDIMMPGKDGIEVCRELREKKTTPIIMLTAKGEEVNRVQGFEVGTDDYIVKPFSPREVVLRVKALLRRSSSTSYMQTETTAKDVIVFSHLTIDNDAHRVLADNKEVSLTPKEYELLYFLAKSPDKVFDREQLLKEVWHYEFFGDLRTVDTHVKRLREKLNRISENAAKMIVTVWGVGYKFEVIND
- a CDS encoding GerMN domain-containing protein → MRRSRWKESEIEDLLRELPKLKDDRTKAEVFSRIHDKKKKKHWIPLFVGVASLFLMVVLASSLIIEKKGTISQEDSGSSGKLSLSENKEMADLERQDGSNKENHSADKQDNQKFSSKQAEIESKDKVSEMEPRKGEKEKTFARAIYQDDLKNASIITMGVPDDQMNFIVPISIKLKHYDESDKLNQLVNQMSDMDGEQYGLSDYFPLDIKISKGNDRTTAHIDFQEKSRLLDEDTLFLHSMEETLSYNNIEKMTFSTDGKQGAMFAHAGYLKEVDIPHQKNRTYFLYQRDQSSPRFLVPSNMGYQDFEEALQAGKGEADIEGISPAIPHDLTWERVSSNGDLVIIQLSDQAAIENSKESLQALEAILFIAKDFGFEKVKFENAPIEEVGQLNLTEDIVVPKAPNQVN
- a CDS encoding ATP-binding protein, with translation MMLWGSVVGKLWATILLLVSFVLIVLTVLLVEFFENFQIENIENDLTKTAEQIIKVTNEHQGSSNEVLQIASELIGNETKMIILNDDKMIFSSIGGDNEYEITPELIKKDSELIKVFTERKTVKKEMALSDDAGNEELSAIVVGIPLELNGEQDEVFLFQSLESMEETTKSTTQFILLAAGIAIILTTIFAFFLSTRINAPLVKMREAALAIARGKFDTKVPILTQDEIGELAIAFNQMRKQLKFNMNALSQEKEHLSSILSSMADGVITFNKDGTILETNPPAERFLQSWYFEKGYNREDNVNVPLVLMNLFDESESFHKEQVGEITLQGRDWGFIVSPLYTNADNIRGAVAIIRDMSDERRMDKLRTDFIANVSHELRTPISMLQGYSEAIVDDIASSEEEKVEMARIIYDESLRMGRLVNDLLDLAKLESGKMNLSYEYVPISPYLKRITSKFSGLAKEKGITISASMQDDQIQWHFDPDRIEQVLTNLIDNAIRHTPPGGNIDVIQRTSDRRGLIIDVRDSGSGIPEEDLPFVFERFYKADKARTRGRSGTGLGLAIVKNIINAHDGFISVNSLPNKGTTFSFILPRIMENAE
- the rluB gene encoding 23S rRNA pseudouridine(2605) synthase RluB, whose product is MERLQKVIAHAGLASRRKAEELILEGKVKVNGKVVKELGVKVGPNDKVEVNEVPLEKEAPVYFLFYKPRGVISAVSDDKNRKVVTDFFPYINERIYPVGRLDYDTSGLLILTNDGEFANTLMHPKHEVDKVYVAKVKGMPLRESLKKLDKGIKLEDGKTAPAKTRVLSTDKKKETAIVEITIHEGRNRQVRRMFEAIGHPVIKLKREQYGFLTLDGLTAGDSRELTPHEVKLMRTLATTEPKQRRM
- a CDS encoding cytochrome c biogenesis protein ResB gives rise to the protein MKEVKCDCGHINPFGTKICGKCGMVLGNEKENKLIDMRYEGSARRSQTYKKTIIDKIWNFFSSVKVGVTLIVIALIASAIGTILPQEMYIPSTATPAEHYELEYGWFGRVYYELGFHNLYSSWWYLIIIGMLGISLLIASIDRFFPLYRSLKKQGVARHDGFMKRQRIYGVTKLEDQDINLEEVKDRLKRQRYHIREENGHILAEKGRFSRWGPYVNHIGLIIFLIGALLRSVPGMYIDKVLWLREGERKEIPGTNGEYYLQNNEFTLEVYDKENQEDAQYSAAIDKTGTIAKTYQSDVTLYERKGETLPGEKVDLEKLKDYKIKVNEPLKHDHYALYQVDYKLDELSTMAFNLINKKTEEKYGSLKVDLNNPQKKYELKEGYSVDLISYFPDFEFDEKGEPRTISKIPNNPAFIFKMHTPDKPEGEVSFVAIKETVEPLGENTYKMAFNGVETQDVTALTVRKDLTLWILFTGGIIFMIGVVQGSYWNHRRIWIKRKDDEILMAGHTNKNWHGIKRDIKQAIESTSLSEPMDQLEDEKSSSKGEVLNG
- the ccsB gene encoding c-type cytochrome biogenesis protein CcsB, which translates into the protein MAELSSNFLYAAFLLYLVATFLFGGSIKDKRGAEEKKQNIWAKLGIFITILGFAAQIGYFITRWIAAGHAPVSNLFEFTTFFGMMLVGAFILIYFLYKTPALGLFALPIALLIIAYASMFPTEISPLIPALQSDWLHIHVTTAAAGQSILAISFVTAIIYLIKFVDQTQSSKRTFWLEGIMFTLVCTIGFVIITSSFAAMDYKANFDWVDKHGAEVKQEFNLPALVGPNEGKLIETDRFEPLVDMPPLINAKKLNTVLWSFGMGLVLYGLIRLIARKRVAALIKPIVKNVNLNLLDEISYRSVLIGFPIFTLGALIFAMIWAQVAWTRFWGWDPKEVWALVTWLFYAAFLHLRMSKGWQGEKSAWLAVIGFAIIMFNLIFVNLVIAGLHSYA